From the genome of Haloterrigena sp. KLK7, one region includes:
- the eis gene encoding GNAT family N-acetyltransferase codes for MVDYRSLTDERDVFHEYRSYAFSPEEGVPAYDSDEHETLRDTLGSRRGLYASEAADDADPRCVCRHYWLESHVRGDLHRTAGLASVATPPEYRRRGHVRQLLARSLAEYRDRDVRFSVLWPFRYRFYRQYGWDTANRVHTHEFEPSLLSVATGETADGGRYRRLEADEYDRLESAYATRAERYGLALERDADWWRARIFGGSDRDPFVYAYERDGDIAGYLVYTMEGGQGDRRMDVSELVFTDREALLSLLAFCYRHESQVQRVRFELPADVPIRDLVRDPDEVETTVSDGPMVRIVDVAETLSALSYPGREATLTIAIEDPLVDWNDGTFALEVADGTATCERTAAAPDSADADVRLEIGALSQLVVGTRSVRDLERTGRLEARDSDAVPTLAALFPETDVYLGEFF; via the coding sequence ATGGTCGACTATCGTTCTCTCACCGACGAACGGGACGTCTTCCACGAGTACCGCAGCTACGCGTTCAGTCCGGAGGAGGGCGTTCCGGCGTACGATTCCGACGAACACGAGACGCTGCGGGACACGCTGGGCTCCCGGCGCGGCCTCTACGCGAGCGAGGCGGCCGACGACGCGGACCCCCGCTGCGTCTGTCGGCACTACTGGCTCGAGTCGCACGTCCGCGGCGACCTCCATCGGACCGCCGGGCTGGCGTCGGTCGCGACGCCGCCCGAGTACCGTCGACGAGGCCACGTCCGGCAGTTGCTCGCCCGCTCGCTGGCGGAGTACCGCGACCGCGACGTCCGCTTCTCGGTGCTGTGGCCGTTCCGCTACCGGTTCTACCGGCAGTACGGCTGGGACACCGCCAACCGGGTCCACACCCACGAGTTCGAGCCGTCGCTGCTGTCGGTCGCGACCGGAGAGACGGCCGATGGCGGACGGTACCGTCGTCTCGAGGCCGACGAGTACGACCGCCTCGAGTCGGCCTACGCGACCCGCGCCGAGCGCTACGGGCTGGCGCTCGAGCGCGACGCGGACTGGTGGCGCGCTCGCATCTTCGGCGGCAGCGACCGCGATCCGTTCGTCTACGCGTACGAGCGCGACGGCGATATCGCGGGGTATCTCGTCTACACGATGGAGGGCGGGCAGGGCGACCGGCGGATGGACGTCTCCGAACTCGTCTTCACCGACCGCGAGGCCCTGCTGTCGCTGCTGGCGTTTTGCTACAGACACGAGTCGCAGGTCCAGCGCGTCCGCTTCGAACTCCCCGCGGACGTCCCGATTCGCGACCTCGTCCGCGATCCCGACGAGGTCGAGACGACGGTCTCGGACGGCCCGATGGTCCGCATCGTCGACGTCGCGGAGACGCTGTCCGCGCTGTCCTATCCCGGCCGCGAGGCTACCCTGACGATCGCCATCGAGGACCCGCTGGTCGACTGGAACGACGGAACGTTCGCCCTCGAGGTCGCGGACGGAACGGCCACCTGCGAGCGGACCGCAGCGGCTCCCGATTCGGCCGACGCCGACGTCCGCCTCGAGATCGGCGCGCTCTCGCAACTCGTCGTCGGCACTCGGTCGGTACGGGATCTCGAGCGAACGGGCCGACTCGAGGCGCGGGACTCGGACGCGGTCCCGACGCTCGCCGCGCTGTTCCCCGAGACCGACGTCTATCTCGGGGAGTTCTTCTGA
- a CDS encoding aminotransferase class I/II-fold pyridoxal phosphate-dependent enzyme yields MTFELSDRVQTVPPSGIRRFFEIAEERDDVISLGVGEPDFATPWAARDAAITSLEQGKTSYTANRGKRDLREAIADYVADRFDLGYDPDEEIIVTAGASEAVDLAFRAFVDPGDTVAIAQPSYISYEPGVIFAGGEVLPVPTYEEDDFRLTVEGLEEAGADEADMLVLCYPNNPTGAIMPAEDLEPIAEFAREHDLMVLSDEIYAELTYDGEHTSIATFEGMRERTIVFNGFSKAHAMTGLRLGYALGPAEAIGAMNKIHQYTMLSAPTTAQYAALEALDSCENDVREMVDQYDRRRQFVLSRFREIGMDVFEAKGAFYCFPEVPEGFTAEEFAEEVLREQGVAVVPGDVFGAGGDGHLRISYATGLEDLREALARIEAFVDERA; encoded by the coding sequence ATGACGTTCGAACTGTCCGACCGCGTCCAGACGGTGCCGCCCTCGGGGATCCGGCGGTTCTTCGAGATCGCCGAGGAACGCGACGACGTCATCTCCCTCGGTGTGGGAGAGCCGGACTTCGCGACGCCGTGGGCGGCCCGCGACGCCGCGATCACGTCCCTAGAGCAGGGAAAGACGTCGTACACGGCCAACCGCGGCAAGCGCGACCTCCGCGAGGCGATCGCCGACTACGTCGCCGACCGGTTCGACCTGGGCTACGATCCCGACGAGGAGATCATCGTCACCGCCGGGGCCAGCGAGGCCGTCGATCTGGCCTTCCGGGCGTTCGTCGACCCCGGCGACACGGTCGCCATCGCCCAGCCGTCGTACATCTCCTACGAACCCGGCGTGATCTTCGCCGGCGGCGAGGTGCTTCCCGTGCCGACCTACGAGGAGGACGACTTCCGGCTCACCGTCGAGGGTCTCGAGGAAGCGGGCGCCGACGAAGCGGACATGCTCGTCCTCTGTTACCCGAACAACCCGACGGGGGCGATCATGCCCGCCGAAGACCTCGAGCCGATCGCCGAGTTCGCCCGCGAACACGATCTGATGGTCCTCTCGGACGAGATCTACGCCGAACTCACCTACGACGGCGAACACACCTCGATCGCGACCTTCGAGGGAATGCGCGAGCGCACCATCGTCTTCAACGGCTTCTCGAAGGCCCACGCGATGACCGGGCTCCGACTCGGCTACGCGCTCGGGCCGGCCGAGGCCATCGGCGCGATGAACAAGATCCACCAGTACACGATGCTCTCGGCGCCGACGACGGCCCAGTACGCCGCGCTCGAGGCCCTGGACTCGTGTGAGAACGACGTCCGGGAGATGGTCGACCAGTACGATCGGCGCCGCCAGTTCGTCCTCTCTCGATTCCGCGAGATCGGGATGGACGTCTTCGAGGCCAAGGGCGCCTTCTACTGTTTCCCCGAAGTCCCCGAGGGCTTCACCGCCGAAGAGTTCGCCGAGGAGGTCCTCCGCGAACAGGGCGTCGCGGTCGTTCCGGGCGACGTCTTCGGCGCCGGCGGCGACGGCCACCTCCGGATCTCCTATGCGACCGGTCTCGAGGACCTGCGCGAGGCGCTGGCCCGCATCGAGGCGTTCGTCGACGAGCGCGCCTAA
- a CDS encoding Lrp/AsnC family transcriptional regulator — protein sequence MSEREVLELLRENARYSTADIARMTDLEESEVEAAIEELEAAGVVRGYQAVVDWDKLEDERVRAEVELNVRLDRETGYDDIAERLARFPQVKALRLVSGDYDFDMEVEGDSIREVSQFISEKVAPVPEITQTVTHYVMTSYKENGIELGDGEDDERLSFSP from the coding sequence ATGAGCGAACGCGAGGTGCTCGAGTTGCTTCGTGAGAACGCGCGGTACTCCACGGCGGACATCGCGCGAATGACCGACCTCGAGGAGAGCGAGGTCGAGGCAGCCATCGAGGAACTCGAGGCGGCAGGCGTCGTCCGCGGCTATCAGGCGGTCGTCGACTGGGACAAGCTCGAGGACGAGCGCGTCCGCGCCGAGGTCGAGTTGAACGTCCGCCTCGACCGCGAGACGGGCTACGACGACATCGCCGAGCGCCTCGCACGGTTCCCGCAGGTCAAGGCGCTGCGCCTCGTGAGCGGCGACTACGACTTCGACATGGAGGTCGAGGGCGACTCCATCCGCGAGGTCTCGCAGTTCATCAGCGAGAAGGTCGCGCCCGTCCCCGAGATCACCCAGACGGTCACCCACTACGTGATGACCTCCTACAAGGAGAACGGGATCGAACTCGGTGACGGCGAAGACGACGAGCGACTCTCGTTCTCCCCCTGA
- a CDS encoding thioredoxin family protein, with protein MVLKESDSELEAGDPAPEFELEGADGETYTLDSFADNEALLVVFTCNHCPYAKAKFDLLNELADEYDDVAVVGINPNDAEEYPDDSIEKMREYVADGTIDYDAYLRDESQDVAAAYGAICTPDPFLFAWSDSDEEFRLVYQGRLDDALNPEDEPTRFHVREAIDAVLAGESVDLEWQPSQGCSIKWTDD; from the coding sequence ATGGTACTCAAGGAATCCGACTCCGAACTCGAGGCCGGCGATCCGGCCCCGGAGTTCGAACTCGAGGGCGCCGACGGCGAGACGTACACGCTCGACTCCTTCGCCGACAACGAGGCGCTGCTGGTCGTCTTCACCTGCAACCACTGTCCCTACGCGAAGGCGAAGTTCGACCTGCTGAACGAGTTGGCCGACGAGTACGACGACGTCGCCGTCGTCGGGATCAACCCCAACGACGCCGAGGAGTACCCCGATGACTCCATAGAGAAGATGCGCGAGTACGTCGCGGACGGGACGATCGACTACGACGCGTACCTCCGCGACGAGAGCCAGGACGTCGCCGCGGCGTACGGAGCGATCTGTACGCCCGATCCGTTCCTCTTCGCGTGGTCCGACAGCGACGAGGAGTTCCGACTGGTCTATCAGGGCCGTCTCGACGACGCGCTGAACCCCGAGGACGAACCGACTCGGTTCCACGTCCGGGAAGCCATCGACGCGGTGCTGGCCGGCGAGTCGGTCGACCTCGAGTGGCAGCCGTCGCAGGGCTGTTCGATCAAGTGGACTGACGACTGA
- a CDS encoding mechanosensitive ion channel family protein, which produces MDWFASILLSVGFTLRPAPIPELQRTYLDSVEIQLLATLLLAVVLVAGIGVASRVRDIARRRHGRQIAEASYVFVLGGLVTGGVYGFSVFWRVTYVLEYTLSAMMIDRWLAAQQLVTLAIALSAYLAMRFVNRSIDKLAQTRALTKHQSEVAYHVSDVAIVAFAATMILTLWGIDLTNIFIGAGAITAVVALTARETLTAMLAGFILLFSRPFYVGDWIEVNETTGIVTDVTIFTTKIQTFDDKHVLVPNDEVTDSQLINYSQNDQLRVDVEVGIDYDTDIDHARSVVVDATEDLESIKNAPNPQVIATEFGESAILLECRVWIADPTMRRMLQAQTNVIEAITTAFEREGITIPYPHRVHAAREEGFSVDSRIERGQGSTVSAFED; this is translated from the coding sequence ATGGACTGGTTCGCTTCGATCCTTCTCAGTGTCGGGTTTACCCTTCGACCGGCGCCGATTCCGGAACTCCAGCGAACGTACCTCGACTCGGTGGAGATCCAACTCCTCGCGACCCTGCTCCTCGCCGTCGTCCTCGTCGCCGGTATCGGCGTCGCCTCCCGAGTGCGGGATATCGCCCGCCGACGGCACGGCCGCCAGATCGCCGAGGCGAGTTACGTGTTCGTCCTCGGCGGCCTCGTCACCGGCGGCGTCTACGGCTTCAGCGTCTTCTGGCGGGTCACGTACGTCCTCGAGTACACGCTCTCGGCGATGATGATCGACCGGTGGCTGGCCGCCCAGCAACTGGTCACGCTGGCGATCGCACTGAGCGCCTACCTCGCGATGCGGTTCGTCAACCGATCGATCGATAAACTCGCACAGACGAGAGCGCTCACGAAACACCAGAGCGAGGTGGCCTACCACGTCTCGGACGTCGCGATCGTCGCCTTCGCCGCCACGATGATCCTGACGCTGTGGGGGATCGATCTGACGAACATCTTCATCGGCGCGGGGGCGATCACGGCGGTCGTCGCGCTGACGGCTCGCGAGACGCTGACGGCGATGCTCGCCGGCTTCATCCTGCTGTTCTCGCGGCCGTTCTACGTCGGCGACTGGATCGAGGTCAACGAGACCACGGGGATCGTCACCGACGTCACCATCTTCACCACCAAGATCCAGACGTTCGACGACAAACACGTCCTCGTTCCCAACGACGAGGTGACCGACAGCCAGCTGATCAACTACTCGCAGAACGACCAGCTCCGCGTCGACGTCGAGGTCGGCATCGACTACGACACCGATATCGACCACGCTCGCTCGGTCGTCGTCGACGCGACCGAGGACCTCGAGTCGATCAAGAACGCCCCGAACCCGCAGGTGATCGCGACGGAGTTCGGCGAGTCGGCGATCCTGCTCGAGTGTCGGGTCTGGATCGCCGATCCGACGATGCGGCGCATGCTGCAGGCCCAGACGAACGTCATCGAGGCGATAACGACGGCGTTCGAGCGCGAGGGGATCACCATTCCCTATCCGCACCGCGTCCACGCGGCCCGCGAGGAGGGCTTCTCGGTCGATAGCCGTATCGAGCGGGGACAGGGGAGTACTGTCTCGGCGTTCGAAGACTGA
- a CDS encoding NADH:flavin oxidoreductase/NADH oxidase — MPELFSSLSLRDLEVPNRLAVSPMCQYSCGDDGLPTEWHRVHLGSRAVGGAGIVMTEATAVEPRGRITPHDLGIWSDDHAEALEPITRFVREQGGVPGIQLAHAGHKASKTRPWDGNVPIQPDETDPDGAEGWEVLSPSPDAYPPFDGDRPAMRKADYDDIQTVIDAYREAAERSLAAGFEIAEVHAAHGYLLHEFLSPATNRREDEYGGSFENRTRLVREVVEAVREVWPDDKPVFVRISGTDWLEDRESWDIDQSVRLARDLSELGVDLVDVSSGGLHPDQQVAGGPNFQVPLAEAVREGSDVAVGAVGGVTEPTQADALVRNGRADLVLVGRQFLRDPYFGLRAAGELEDDAAPHWPVQYRRAVR; from the coding sequence ATGCCAGAGTTATTCTCCTCGCTCTCGCTGCGCGACCTCGAGGTTCCGAATCGACTCGCCGTCTCGCCGATGTGCCAGTACTCCTGTGGCGACGACGGGCTCCCGACCGAGTGGCACCGCGTCCACCTCGGGAGTCGCGCCGTCGGCGGGGCCGGGATCGTCATGACCGAAGCGACCGCCGTCGAGCCTCGCGGTCGAATCACGCCCCACGACTTGGGCATCTGGAGCGACGACCACGCCGAGGCGCTCGAGCCGATCACCCGGTTCGTCCGCGAGCAGGGTGGGGTACCCGGGATTCAGCTCGCCCACGCGGGCCACAAGGCCAGCAAGACGCGGCCGTGGGACGGCAACGTCCCGATCCAACCGGACGAAACTGACCCCGACGGTGCGGAAGGCTGGGAGGTGCTCTCGCCGTCGCCCGACGCCTACCCGCCGTTCGACGGGGATCGGCCGGCGATGCGGAAGGCCGATTACGACGACATCCAGACCGTGATCGACGCCTACCGCGAGGCGGCCGAGCGCTCGCTCGCGGCCGGCTTCGAGATCGCCGAGGTCCACGCGGCTCACGGCTACCTGCTCCACGAATTCCTCTCGCCGGCGACGAACCGCCGCGAGGACGAGTACGGTGGGAGTTTCGAAAATCGAACCCGACTCGTCCGCGAGGTCGTCGAGGCGGTCCGCGAGGTCTGGCCGGACGACAAGCCCGTCTTCGTGCGGATCTCCGGAACGGACTGGCTCGAGGACCGCGAGTCGTGGGATATCGACCAGTCGGTCCGGCTGGCTCGCGACCTTTCCGAGCTGGGCGTCGATCTGGTCGACGTCAGTTCCGGCGGGCTCCACCCCGACCAGCAGGTGGCCGGCGGCCCCAACTTCCAGGTCCCGCTGGCGGAGGCGGTCCGCGAGGGGAGCGACGTCGCCGTCGGCGCGGTCGGCGGCGTGACCGAACCCACACAGGCCGACGCGCTGGTCCGGAACGGACGAGCGGACCTCGTCCTCGTCGGCCGGCAGTTCCTCCGTGACCCGTACTTCGGGCTGCGAGCGGCCGGCGAACTCGAGGACGACGCCGCCCCGCACTGGCCGGTTCAGTACCGGCGCGCCGTCCGGTAG
- a CDS encoding BtpA/SgcQ family protein has protein sequence MPPQTSPLDRFDADRPLVGMVHLPPLPGAPAFDGDRDAVRDRALEDARRLEAGGVDGIILENFGDAPFYPDDVPAHVVAEMTAVATAVTDAVDVPVGINVLRNDAEAALSIAAAVDAEFVRVNVHVGTAATDQGVLEGRAHETLRLRDRIDADVAILADVHVKHATPVGEDSIERAALEAVERGRADGVIVSGPGTGVETALEDVERVAATLDGAATAERTPVFVGSGVTSETIGDCLAAGADGVIVGTALKEGRETTNPVSRERVEALVASRDSR, from the coding sequence ATGCCTCCACAGACCTCACCGTTGGACCGCTTCGACGCCGACCGACCGCTCGTCGGAATGGTCCACCTCCCGCCCCTGCCCGGCGCACCGGCGTTCGACGGCGACCGCGACGCCGTCCGCGACCGCGCCCTCGAGGACGCCCGCCGCCTCGAGGCCGGCGGCGTCGACGGCATCATTCTCGAGAACTTCGGTGACGCGCCGTTCTACCCCGACGACGTCCCCGCCCACGTCGTCGCGGAGATGACCGCCGTCGCGACGGCAGTGACCGACGCCGTCGACGTGCCCGTCGGGATCAACGTGCTCCGAAACGACGCCGAGGCGGCGCTGTCGATCGCCGCGGCCGTCGACGCCGAATTCGTCCGCGTGAACGTGCACGTCGGCACCGCGGCGACCGATCAGGGCGTCCTCGAGGGGCGGGCCCACGAAACGCTCCGGCTTCGTGACCGGATCGACGCCGACGTCGCGATTCTGGCGGACGTCCACGTTAAGCACGCGACGCCGGTCGGCGAGGATTCGATCGAGCGTGCGGCCCTCGAGGCGGTCGAGCGCGGCCGCGCGGACGGCGTCATCGTCTCGGGACCGGGGACCGGCGTCGAGACCGCGCTCGAGGACGTCGAGCGGGTCGCGGCGACGCTGGACGGAGCCGCTACCGCCGAGCGAACGCCCGTGTTCGTCGGCAGCGGCGTCACGAGCGAGACGATCGGTGATTGTCTCGCGGCCGGCGCCGACGGCGTCATCGTCGGTACGGCGCTCAAGGAGGGGCGCGAGACGACGAACCCCGTCTCGCGCGAGCGCGTCGAGGCGCTGGTTGCGAGTCGGGACTCGCGTTAG